The Pristis pectinata isolate sPriPec2 chromosome 12, sPriPec2.1.pri, whole genome shotgun sequence DNA window TGCCGTACAATCCCTCACTTCAATTACTCGCGATTGCATGCACATCAGCGTGTCAGGTGTCAATCTGAACGGCCACCACTTGGAGAATTCGCCCTTTCTTCCGCCGTAATGCGAATTCCCTGGACTCCGGGACAATGTAATGAATCCCCTTTAACGTCACCCATCCAGAGTTAGCGAGTCCGTTGATGGAGGCCGAGCTGCTTGTGGTACTTAATTATCTAGGCGGGCAATTGAAtggccaaggtatagaaggctacagacaacGTTGTGAAGAATGAGTTTGGTATAGATAAGGATTTGTTCCCTCGCTGTCTCTGACTCTATACAGGTTCCCAGTGAATGTCCACTGACAAGAATCGTTAAAGGCATTCCCATATTTGACACACATTCACTAGTTTAAAAATGAACCTACTGGGTCTGGTGTCGGGATTGCCAAGGTTCTGGCAATCTTCCTAAGAAGGGATGAATTTAAAACTGCTTAATCGTTCCCGGGTTTGCTGGCGTGCCTGCGGTGGAATTGTGGCAGCTTCCACTTGTCAGTGACTCACCTCAACACTTCTGTCCTCTCTTCAGGAATCTGCGGTTGAGCTGATCTTCGCCGCTTTCTCCACCACGGCAAGTGCCAGCACATCCCTGGTGCTGCTGCTCTTGCAGCACTCACACGTCCTGCAGAAGGCGAGGCAAGAACTACAGCAGCACGGTCTGATCCCCACCTGCCAATGCAACTGGCTCTTTGCCACCCGGGATAGAACCGGCGGCCAGATAAACAACCAGGCTTTCCCTGAAACCGAAAACCAGGTGAGCGAGTCTATGCAAAGGTGCCAGCGGCTGGTTGCCCGGGAGAGTTTAGCCGGGGGCAGCAGTTGCGGTCAGTCCGTTACTATCATGGATAAAGAGTGTCTGCAAATTGGCGCCCACCAAGACCGTCCCGTCCAAGATAAAGAACACTTTCAGCCCTCCCCCTATCGGAATAGTGTGTGTCGGGAAGTCGAGTGTCCCGAGGGGACGGCGGCGGGGAGTGAAACGCGACGGCTGTGCGGGGACTGCGACTGTCGGCGCTCTCTGAGTCTGCAGGTCCTGGGACGTCTGCGTTATCTCGACTGTGTGGTGAAGGAGGTGCTGAGGTTGCTTCCCCCCGTGTCCGGGGGCTACAGGACAGCGCTGCAGACCTTTGAACTGAATGTAAGTAAACTTCCCGCCGGGGAAGGAGGCACTCGTTTATAGATTCTGCATAGAGGTGACCGTGTGTGTGCCCACTTTGCCAACGACCCATCTCATTTGGTCCCTTTCCCCACAGTCTTGCAAACCATCTTCCTAGTATTTATCTTATACCCTTTCAAAAGTTACTAAAACTGCATCCGTCAAGCTTTCtggtggtgcattccagattataacaaTTCCCTGGTTTATAACAATCCATCGTTAGTCAATTACTTTAACTGTGGttccccatttgccagcatttttgtttgtaaACTCGCTACACCAGCCGGTTGTGGGTTCGATATCATCCAGTTCAACATAATTCTATTTCCAATAGCCGGGTGATTTTAATCTCTGTAATTTAAACTTCATTGGCTGTTCTGAGACGTCTCCACCCACCTTCAATAAATGAAGGCAGATCCCATTGGACTGGGGGAGCGAACAGTGGGCTCCACAGTAAAGTGAAATGCTAACTGAGCCTTGTGCGGCGTTTGATGAGCTGGATGGGGCTAAAGCGAACAGCGATAATGAACAGCTAAAACACTGCAGTCTGCTCCAGATACCTTGCACACAGGCATGGGAATGCAGTGTGCCTCCTCTGTTTAAATACAGGAACAAATACATTTAAGAGCTTACAATAATAAATATCAAATGCCGCACAAGGTTCACTTAGCATTTCACTTAATTGTGGAGTCCAATGGAATCTGCCTTCATCTATTGAAGGTGCGTGGAGATGTCTCAGAATAGCTAATGCATTTTAAGTTACAGAGGTCAATTCTTTTAGGGCAAGGTCCAtgaaggagggtggggggaacCCAATGAAAATCTTGTGTTTGGACCAAGGTCTTTAAATACAGTGAAATATTTCCCAATATTTCATTGTACATGGTGACTTGGAGGCACAGATAGAATTGCATTCCCACATGCACACATTCATAAGGGGCCTGGACCACTGGTTAAAGAATAATTGTCAACCAAAACACACAAACTCCCCTGCTTATAGAAGCAGTGCAGACTTTGCACCTGGCCCGACCTCTTCTAATGAGACTACAAGGAATGGAGGAGGGTTGGCCGTGGGACTGTCCTGGTGGTGCTCACAACAGCTCTCAATCCCCAGGCAGTCCACATGTTAAGGAGTTTAGAACTTGGTAAATCTCCTATACTGAACCCCTAGATAAGATAGCAGGGGTTCATTATAGAACACCTGGTATGAAGACAACCAAAAGCCCCCAGTGCACTATTAATGTTGACCTATGCCCAACTCCTTGAaacaaaaatttttaaaaaagatggttATTGCCAAAAaactgaaataagagcagaaatatCTGGAAATACTGAATTATGACAAAACTCATCCACCCAATATATTAactcttcagatgctgcttgacctgctgagtatttctcctTAATAGGACCTGGGCTTGTAGAAATGTTATTGGGGTTCAACCCCATATCTCTATAAACTATTCAAGTCAAAGTAATAGGTAAAGTCTTTCTACTGATCATCAGGGAAATATTTTGATTGGTAAAGTCTAAAACCAGCAGAATTTTTGTTCCTGCAGGGAATCACTGATCCTCAGCTCTGTGGACCTGTGTCCTAGCTGCTTATGCTCAATAGGTAGGATACAAACGTGAGGAGATGCACAGCCAATCAAAACCAATCACTGGCTCTAGAGATTGTGATCATAATAAGCAGAAGTATATAGCCTTAGATGCTCTTCCaaaattcagtaagatcatgtgtGGTCATTCCACCTTTCTATCTCACTGagtgcccacatcccttgattcccagtCGATTTCAGTTGTAAATATGCTTAATGACTTCCCACAGCTTTcccgggtagagaattccaaagatttatagcCATCTGAGTAAAAATTTTTCTTGGCATCATATGTTTTCAATTAGACTacctctcatgcttctaaacttcagtgaggaTAGACCAGGCATATTCAACCTCTGCTCAAAAGATAATCACCTCTTGACAGAAATCAATCTAACAAATCTACATAGTACCAGCTCCGGGGCAAATGTATTCTATTCACTAATTCCTCCTTACaaagtgaaaaacttcatttctAACATTATACTGTTTGCCATTATTATGCCCATTCAATTGACTCCAATATACCTTTGCAGACTCTGTATCCTTCTTGTAGCTCACTTTCCCACCTTGTTTTGCATCATTAGCCAAGTCAGAAGCATTGTTTTCTCACCTTTGTTATTAATACAGATTGTAACTGGCTGAAGCTCAATACTGATCTATGTGCAACTCACGACCCATTTATTCTTACTGTTTTCAGCCAAATCAATTCTGCATTCTCACATAatatcctcatctccatcttactgTTATTTGCAGAATCATATACACTACATCACTGGTTTTCTTCAGCTATCCAGTTAGATATTCAACAAAACTGTTAAATTTATCAAATTAATTTTCCCTTTTACAAAGCTACATTCACTCTGGTGAGACTCCTTGGGTGTGGAGATGTCTGGTTTCCATATCTCTGATTTCTGGCTCAAAATAAAGCATCACTCCACTTCCCAGCCAAGTTCACCTGCCTGTTTTATGCCAGGGAATCTTTCATTTTTGTATGATGTTAACTGTTCACTGCATGAACTCCTTGAGCCACTGGACTACCTGTCACCCTTTGCTCAGTTGAAATCTGTTTTCTGCTAGTGTACTGCCCAATATGTACATTGAATTAAGTGCAATCTGATTTAAAAATGGCTGTTCATCTTCATGTGATTACAGGTACGGTACTTGAAATCCATTAAGCAGATCAGTTCACTGTTTCATAGCATACTTTGTCATTgtcaaaaaaaacccacaaatagTTCCCCCTCCTTTACAATAATGGTTCAATTGTGGTTGCAGTAAGGATATAAAACACAAATAGGCATAGGGTCCTTTTAAGCCATCTCCACAATTCAATGGAACCCTGGTGTCTTTCACTTTCTTCATCAATTCCCTTTTTCATTAGTATCAAAAACTCTCAAAttcaatcttgaatatactcactgGGCTGTGGCTGCCTAGTCTTTGagttagaaaattccaaagatctacacccctctgcataaagaagtttcCCCTCCTTATTTCCAAATGACTAACCTCTTATCCTGAGTATATATCATTGTTTTAGACTCACCAGCTAGAGGAAGCAAACTCCCAACATCTTCCCTACCATCCCCCTTGGAATGatatgtgtttcaatgagatcgcctctTAATCCAATCTCATTGGATGACCCCTGCTAACCTAGAATCTATCTATTGCATTTAGGTTGCACTGACTCCATGGCAACAATATTCCTTCTTTGGGAATAGAACCCAAAACTagtcacagtattccaaatgtgatctcaccaaagctcTCTGTGGTCacaggaggatttttttttaacatttacgCACCAAACCCCTTGCAATTACTAAAAACAAAATTTGGGAATTTCTCAGCAGATTaggtatcatctgtggaaagagatatagagttgatgtttcaggttataGAACCTTCCAATCTCCCTCCCCATTGATGACCCTCCTAGGATTTATCCCTGCAACCGGgaaaagtgttacacctgtccctacaccacctccctccaccaccatttagggccctagacagtccttccaggtgaggcagcacttcacctgtgaatcagagggtgtcatttattgcatccagtgctcctggtgtggcctcctctacatcggtgagagcTGACACAGAATGGGGATCACTTCATCAGTCCCCTTTGATTCGTCCcccacaacagccaggatttcccagtggccagccacttcatttccacttcccattcccatactgacatgtctatccatggcctcctctgctcatcaggactggaaaggttgGTGCAGATTGGAGGAGCAACCCCTCGTATTCTGTCTTGGGAGtatccaacctgacagcatcaacatcaatttctctaacttccggtaacccctctgtttctcccccctttttccccccccctcaccccttctctttcctgtcCCCTGCCCCCATGCCTGGCCCATCACCTCcattctattccccacctccttccttttattctatGGCcccctgccctctcctatcagatttctccTTCAGCTCTTTCCCTCTTactcctatcacctctcagcttcttgcatcactccctttcatcccccctcccccacccaccttccccctctcacctgggttcacctatcacctgccagcttgtgctcatgctcctcccctcccttcttattctggcttctgccctcttcctttccagtcatgatgaagggtcttgacctgaaaggtcaactgttcatttccctccaaagatgctaaCTGATCTGTCTGTGTTGATAGAACCTTCCATCTTGGGTGGATTTTTAATtttatagagccatagaatcatgaagcatagaaacagaccctttgatccAATATTCAGaccgatcatcaagcacccatttacactaatcccattttattctccacacgttCCCTTCAACTCCCCACAAGTTCTATAAACCtactacactctaggggcaatttacaatggcaggtttacctatcagcacatctttgggatgtgggaggaaaccaaagtgtgcaaaaaaaaaaccatggttacagggagaatgtgcaaacaccacatagGTGGCActgaaggtcagaattgaactctggGTCACTGAGGCTGTAAGGCAGCACGTCTACTATttcccttttgcaataaaggccaaattgCCATTTAACTTCCTAATGGCTCGCTGTACCTGCACGTTTACTTTCTGTGTCTGGTGAATCAGCTACACCAAGGTCCTTTTGCTTTTCTTAATTTTTCCCCGTTGTTATCTTCCTAACAAAGTGTACATTTGGGATGGCATCGTCAGCGACATCCACATCCCGTGCACCAATTACAGAAACACCATCTGCTACCACCTTGCCCATTGCTTAACTTCGCAGACTCATAGCTCACATTCCTAACTTTCTATCATCGGTAAACTTGGAGAcaaggagactgcaaatgctagaatctggagcaacacacaatctgctggaggaactcggcgggtcgagcagcgtctgtgaggggaaaggaattgtcgatccttcacagatgctgctcgacctgctgagttcctccagcagattatttgaagCTTAGATCCAATCTGCCTTTGCAGTTTAGTTGTTAATACAAATGATGATAGCCGAGGAGACGAGGCTGATGCCTGTGACACCCCAGTAGTAACAGTGTGCTAACCTGAAATTGAGCTATTTATCCCACCCATTTTTTGTTCTGTCCAGTTACCAGCTTGACGGGGTTTGTTTATCGGTTAAGGTCGGGGGAAAAAACTCTCCATAAATAATCAGAATTCGTTAATGCATGCGTTGGTGCTTGGGGAGGCTGAAGTTAAAGGCCAAATGGGTCATTAAGGGCTGCCCCATTTTGCAAGATCCCCTTAATCAGACATCAGCTCAGCCCAGCAGtgtacagccccccccccccccgttattcGGGGCTGTGTCCTGACAAACTGCCTGGACTTCTGGTGACAACAGCAGCGATGCCACCCACCGGGAAGGCTGCGCCAAGTTTTGAATGGACGCGGCTAGCAggagcagcatttattgtcatcCCTCACTGACCCTacactgaggaggcagttaaaagtcaaccacaatgGTAAGTCTGGAGTCGCATATAGCAAGTGAGAATGGCAGGTGTTCCCTGAAGGACGTTAGTGAattagtccaggtgaagggtcgactgtccacttccccccgCAGacgctgcatgacccgctgaattcctccagcattttgcttgttgctccagattccagcatttgcaggctcttgtgtctccagtgaatTAGAACGGTTTTGTTAACAActgtctggtagtttcatggtgacCACTATTGATGATTTTTAAAATCCCAGGTTTGTTCAAAAACGTATATTTTAAACCCCACCTATTGTGTCCGGTACAGGTTGTCCAGGGTGAAAGTGTGCGTCGGCCTGGTTGCTGAATGAGCCCTGGCCGTTTCCTGGCGCTGATGACCGGTGGCCCCGCACACCGCAGCTTCCTGTGCGTTCCACAGACACACGTGCAATACACGCTGGCGCTGCAAGTAAACGGCCGCGAGTAAATAGGTTTTTCCTTGGCGCCTGGCGATAGCCTGCAAAACTGACTTATTGATTTACAATCGTATGCATTTAGTTGTGTGCAATCCTGAACATTCAGATAACTAAAGATCTAAATATacatttaatgtatttatttaatttcgaAAGGCGTTAACTTCTGCACGCCTATCTTTGAATAATCCTATTACACAATTTACCCTGGCCATTCCATCCTTCATTCCTACATATCTGGCTTAAATTTGGCTCAAAACGTCCAGCTACATACAAATTTCCATCTGaccaagggtcttcgacctgaaacgttaactctgtttctcttcccacagatactgcctgatctgctgagtgtttccagcatttttccgtctttcttttatatttccagcgtctgcagtcttttgatttagAAAATTCCTCCATTTTGTGACCATTTTTCCTCAGACCATCCTTTAGGAGTTCTGTTTGTCGGTATCTTAATACACAAGATGGCTACATGACGTACTGTTCCAGGAAACTGTTGAATGCATTCTGTAGAAACTTATCCTGGAGTTTCCAGGTTCATTTGCCCTCTTAAACAAATCGTTCCTCTTTAGCCAGTGTCGTGGTAGAAGTGCTCCAAGATATGTCTCAGCATCCCAAACCTGAGCACACTTGTTCTAGCGCCCAGCCCACACTGATCCATTCTGCGGGAAAATGCAGTCTCCAAAATGAGTGAAAGCTTGAGTTAGATGATCTATAGTACATTGTCAAAGTGCTTGTTAATAATCTCTGTGCAGGGTCACTCATGTAAAGTTGTCACACTGAGTATTTGTCACATTGAAGGCACCTCGTAACTTTGTTCCCAAACAACAGTGCAGAGGGTGAATAGAGAAACGCGTTGTTAAAGAACAATCACCACCGAGGAAATAGGATTGCCCTAAATCTAACACTGGATTAAAAGCTAATGATTGTTCCCCCAACTGATCACTTAGCAAAGCCAGTTAGCCAGTTTCGTTCACTTCTGAACCAGTGTCGGTCTCCGCCCTTAGTTGTGCTGCAGCTGTAATCAGTCGCCTCAAGCTTGACCTCTGCGCTAATACTCTTCTTGAAGATTTCCGCTCTTCCACATTCTGCAAGCTGCAACGCATTCGCGCAGCCAGAGGCAGTGCTCGATTCCACACAGTTCTGGGTTACCCTAATCCCTTTGTTTTTGGTTTTGCTGCATTGGTTCCCCCTGCCCCCGACAGACTGAGATCAAGATTGCTCCGTGGCTCCGTCCCACCATCTCCGCTAACTGTTAACTTCTCCCACTCCTCCTCAATCCTGCTCCCTACCATATTGGTGTTCATACAGCCAACGCGTGCCTGCACTGGAGGTTGTTCTTTATACCATTATCCtccctttctgttttttttttgttataacagATTCTTCTTGTGTCTCTACGGGTGTCCTCTCTTTTCCCAAAGCTTTTTCCTCTCTGGGTGGTCACTATCTTGCAGAATGCTTTGAAACCTTTCTCCCCAGATGGAACCTACTGAAATCCTCTGACTGTGTCTGTCAAATGTACTGTGTTAACAGCAACCGTTGTTCGTGGCTTTGGCTGAACCTTATCAGGACTTTAGTGAAACAGTGGATGAAAAGGTACAGACTTTTGGTAAGGGGCAAGTAACAAAGCGGCGAGAGGCACACTCCGAGAAGCCGGGGTTGTGTgtgatgctcagcaggtcactgAGCAATCGAGGGAGGGAGGCGCGGCAGAATGTTGATCCCAGTTCGTGGGGAGCCAGAGGGGCTTTGCGAGAAGAGTGCATCACAGCCGTGCAGAACTGCGTGAGTGGACAACCTGCCTCTGGTAACTTGACTGAGTGGCAGCTTGCAGGAGGTGGAAGAGCGAAAGCCTTCAGGAAACCTATTGGTAGCCAAGCCTAAGGAATGCATTTTGCCATTTCTGAATGAATGAAGCATCTGTTATAATTTCGAATAACATATCTCAAGCACTGCCTGCAGTCACTTGCTCTGTTTCATTCACAGGGATGTCAGATACCCAAAGGCTGGAATATTATCTACAGCATTCGCGATACACAAGAGACAGCCTCCGTCTATCTCAATCCAGACAGGTTCGACCCCGATCGGTTTGGACCCGAACGGGATGAGAGCAAAGCGGGTAGATTTAATTATTTGCCCTTCGGTGGAGGCGTTCGGAGCTGCATAGGGAAAGAGCTGGCGCAAGTCATCCTTAAAACACTGGCAATTGAATTGATCAGCAGTGCGGACTGGGAACTGGCCAGCGCCGCCTATCCCAACATGCAGACTGTGCCGGTTGTGCACCCCGTCGATGGGCTGAAGGTTCGATTTCGTCGCTTGAACGATAAAGGAAACTGCAAGTCCACGAAGGAATAACAGGACAACGCGGAGCTGCGAGGGCGAGTTAGCCAATGCCAAGTACTGTGACGGCAGGCGATTGGTCAAATCTATGCCGAGTTTTatttcctcaccacccccccccccccacagaatgTAAATGTCAGTCACTACTTAGCATTGACTGGCATCAGAGTTCAGCCGAGGCTCCACTAGTCATTTCTAGGCAGCGAACAATCGTTATCTGGTAGCCCCTATATTGTTGAAACGTAAAAATGTTTCTCTCAATAATTCACGAAGATGTGAATACGTTTACATCTTATACGATGAAAAGACACTAGGAACCTCAAACACACCACAGCAAAACACAGTACTTAATCTATGCACTTATACATTAATGTATTAACTTTCTGAGCGTGTCGCTCCGAGCTAAAGACTGGAACCGCAGAGTTCCGTCCAGCAACTGCTGACGGGTTGACGACTGAACCCCTTAACATCAGAATGTGGTCCTTCGGCGGGGTTTTACGGTATTTCAATCGCCAACTTTGTCAGTTTACCAccacattgttttccttttttgttgAATTCAGCAAAGAACATTCTAAAATCGGCAGAAAATGGGCTAAAGGGATTAATGTATATTGTAAACATAATAAAATGTGAGCAGCTTTTGTTTACATTGGCTGAAGATCTGGATAGGTTATAAATGCTACAGCCTTTCGTCTACAGCATCTCCTGATTCATCCCCGACTCACTCCCCACCGCCATCCTCGCCGCCCTTCCACGGTCTTCACAGACTGGAGTGAAGAAGGGTCGACCGTGAGAATGGTGGGCGAGGAGTATTTTGAGTGGGGAGAGAGGTGGTGAGGACGGATTGTgaatggggagtggggtggtgatgATGGACTGAGGAtagggagtgaggtggagagaGTCCAAAGATATAGTTTACATTTAAAACTAACCAGAACCTTGACTGGAATTTAGGTGTAAAATATATGATGATATTTGTTTTAGAATAATAAAATTTTATGTGTATGGACGGTATCCAACTCATTAAACTTATGGACACGTCAGGTATCATTACTTGGGGTCATTGAGTTACCCTtttagtgttttatttttattgaggCATTTGTTTTGAGCTACCTCACCACCACGCATTTTCCATTAACCTTTAAGACTGGAATATTCTTGCCTTGAAATTGGATTACGCTcgttttttaaaaagtgctaataaagtaaaattaaacTTATGTGGAGTTAACTGCAGATttctgtgcatgatccatatttTGCATGCCTGACCTTTTCCTGGCAGCGGGCATTGCACCTAATTGTCGTTTTCCAGATAATACTCTTCTATCTGCACCAACGTAAATTGGAGCTCAAAACTTCATGCTGCGGCCGTCGTGGAAGATTCGCAGTAAAGCCAGGAACCTATCTTTCCAGTTTGTTGCCTTTCTCGATATCTTAGAGGATATTCTGCTGACAGTAGGAGACCCGATGGGATAACTTCAGAACTGGCTCCAGACTGCTCAAACGCCTCAAATCAAAAGCGTGCTACAACTAGCATAGTGTTTTCTACTGCATTTGTCTGCTAAGATACTCGTTCCATGTGTGCCTCAGAAGTGAGATTGTTCACAGCACTTGGGTGCTGGAAGTATCATTGATTGGTTATGCAGGGTACGACATAAAGACATGCTTATCAGCCTTCTCAATGAGAGTCTTTACAGGCACTGCCTCATATCAAGACCTCTCCAATAAACAATGTATTTGCATCCCGGTTTTCCAAGCTTTTCGCCACTGATATATGTCAAATTCTGCAGGAAGCCCTTCACACTCATActtggactgctctctccatggaggTCAAGTTCGTGTTGACTCTCTCCTTTTTCACAGCAGGATCTTTCCAAGTGGCCACAGTCGGTCTCCACCATGTTTCCCATTTTGCTGCTCGCTGTTGCCTTAGAGCGGTCACCCAGACACTGCACTCACAAGGAAATGATCTCATTGTTTTGACTGCTGCGAGGAACAGGCAGCATTTTGGGCACTGAAACTTTCCAGTATTGCtggcttttcacatgcactcatgCACCCATCAGGGCTCTTGTGAGGAAAAGTTTTCACTTGCACAATGAAATTACGGGAAATTCTTCATGTTTCTGGAAATCACACGACTTCTTTATCAGGGGAGACTACGCTGCCGGAGATATTCAGTGGCCAGAACTGCCTCAGAGGCTGGGTCCAGGGGAAGAAACCTATCGTGTAGCTGCTCGCGTTAG harbors:
- the LOC127576690 gene encoding cytochrome P450 26C1-like gives rise to the protein MFLPGIDYLSALATALASLLSVLLLLAVSRQLWTLAWNVTRDRDNKLPLPKGSMGWPLLGETLHWMIQGANFHASRREKYGNVFKTHLLGRPVIRVTGAENIRKVLMGEHSLVSAQWPHSTRILLGTNTLANSSGELHRQRRRILARVFSHAALDSYIPGTQQVVRSRVQGWCEERAPVAVYPATKALTFCIAIRILLGLRAADHQLDYLSCIFEQLMENIFSLPLDIPFSGLRKGIKARNALHEYLEKAITEKLQQNSPGAYPDALDFMLNSARENGKEPSLQELKESAVELIFAAFSTTASASTSLVLLLLQHSHVLQKARQELQQHGLIPTCQCNWLFATRDRTGGQINNQAFPETENQVSESMQRCQRLVARESLAGGSSCGQSVTIMDKECLQIGAHQDRPVQDKEHFQPSPYRNSVCREVECPEGTAAGSETRRLCGDCDCRRSLSLQVLGRLRYLDCVVKEVLRLLPPVSGGYRTALQTFELNGCQIPKGWNIIYSIRDTQETASVYLNPDRFDPDRFGPERDESKAGRFNYLPFGGGVRSCIGKELAQVILKTLAIELISSADWELASAAYPNMQTVPVVHPVDGLKVRFRRLNDKGNCKSTKE